One window from the genome of Hyperolius riggenbachi isolate aHypRig1 chromosome 6, aHypRig1.pri, whole genome shotgun sequence encodes:
- the LOC137523113 gene encoding urokinase plasminogen activator surface receptor-like, which produces MKGCASTQLCNQTSIIDTGKHSMSMTSTCCESDYCNYKDYTVPEVLPTDAPVVNLRCLSCEGNSTSCASSNLTSLRSAGLQDRCMTISTAYVTGVSGINASRSDVVVKGCGTGNLCGRKLYYNTGAGRIYSEVSCCGAPNCNQGVNTVKIDETPNGMKCYGCNETGLGECQQTTIVSCTGYMTSCMDVIGFPQGNTLMRGCVSTDVCYGLSSVMYLQPSQKLYCCQGNMCNDGTITNYVTAGSHQAITNYITAGSHQARSSAYITGGAVLVLIQVLRTLL; this is translated from the exons ATGAAGGGATGCGCTTCAACCCAGCTGTGCAACCAAACCTCCATCATTGACACCGGCAAACATTCTATGTCCATGACGTCCACCTGCTGTGAGAGCGACTACTGCAACTACAAAGACTACACAG TGCCAGAAGTGCTTCCAACTGATGCGCCTGTCGTGAATCTCAGATGTCTGTCATGCGAGGGGAACTCCACATCCTGCGCCAGCTCCAACCTGACTTCCCTCCGGTCTGCTGGACTGCAGGATCGGTGTATGACCATCAGCACCGCCTATGTTACTGGTGTCAGCGGCATCAATG CCTCCAGGTCAGACGTGGTGGTGAAAGGGTGCGGCACCGGCAATCTATGCGGCCGGAAGCTGTATTATAACACGGGAGCTGGAAGGATCTATTCAGAGGTGTCGTGCTGCGGAGCCCCCAACTGCAACCAGGGCGTCAATACAG TGAAAATCGATGAGACTCCAAACGGCATGAAGTGTTACGGGTGTAACGAAACGGGCTTGGGGGAGTGTCAACAAACAACCATCGTCTCATGTACCGGTTATATGACTTCGTGTATGGACGTTATAG GGTTTCCTCAGGGGAACACGCTGATGCGGGGCTGTGTCTCTACAGATGTCTGCTACGGTCTGTCGTCTGTCATGTACCTCCAGCCCAGCCAGAAGCTGTACTGTTGTCAGGGCAACATGTGCAATGACGGGACCATCACCAATTACGTCACAGCTGGATCACACCAGGCAATCACCAATTACATCACAGCTGGATCACACCAGGCGCGCAGCAGTGCgtacatcacagggggcgctgtgctGGTGCTGATACAAGTGCTACGGACATTACTATGA